The Oryza brachyantha chromosome 7, ObraRS2, whole genome shotgun sequence genomic interval GCATGTGTGGAGACGGTGCCACAGCGTAAGTTGTTGTTcgtgcattttttttagcaaatatatttgatgttCAGGCAAATCCATCAAGTACTCGTTTCTGTTTCAATTCCAAGTTCTGTTTTGATACTTTCAGTTAAGTCCTTTTTATGGGTCAAAATATGTGATTGCTCTAAACTAAGTTACTATTTCGAATTCAGTCCAGTGGCAGCGGAAGTGAAAGTGGCATTCAGACACAAAAGTGTGCTAAATCAAAAAGTGGGGATGAATCCAATAATAACAGTGACAgcagtgatgatgatgaagatgatggtgtAAGCATGGGACTTAATGCAAGGGATGGCAGTGACAATGGCAGTGGCACTCAAGTATGACGGTTGATCTTTTTATTTCAGAAGGTTTTACTAGTACCTGTTAACAAAGCAGTCATGATGAACATAATTGAAGTTAAAATTGAACAAATCTGTCAGTAACAACTATTTCAGAAGGCATAAGATGACGAGTTTTTTACATAGATGAGAAATTAGAATTGTGGGAAGTGGGAAGTATTCACCTTATCACAATAAGGGCATATTCAATTGAAGGAATTTTGACCATAGGAATAGGAATGCATGCTCACATCaatctatagaaatttattcAAGAGGTTTGAGTGAATGGAAAtttcctatgttttctctctataaCTTGTAGGAATGaaaaatttcatttgttttcctaTACTTTGTTCCTACAAATCAAATGACTTTCATAAGAATTAATCCTTAAGAATccaattctttgtttttcctccAAACCGAATAGGCTCTAAGTGTTTTCTTTGATTGTTTGCTAGAACTGTAAAGTTTGTGTATTAccgaatgaatgaatgaatggttTGTGGATTAACGAAATCAGTATTACCGAATGAATGAATTTTAATATTGTACAAACACAACTGATGAAACACATACTGAAGAAAATAGTGCCTCTCGTATAGTTTACATGTGCATTGCTAGTTATGTTGCACTTTCATTTTGCTTAAATGATTGCGAGGTGCCAAATAAACCAGAGGTTGGTTCAGGTTCACTGCATTCTGGAGCTGATGTAGTTATTTAGCAAAACTTGATAGGATGTGTCTAGATGTTCCACAAGAAGTTGATAATACTGTTGATAGAATGTGTGTAGATGTTCGACGAGAAGATGATAGCAGTGTTTTTGCATGTTCAAGGAATCAAATTAATTGTACAATGTATTCAACCAAACCTTGATGTAGGGAATTTCTTTGTTTATGCTTTTACATCCTAAGAATGATTTTGCTGTTGAACTTATAGTTTCTCACTGGTTGGTTCGATTTGTCTTCCTTGCTCTTCCTTGGTGAATACATATTGAACAATACTTGCCTTTTAAGATAAACGTAGGGTCTATGCTGTATGTTtccctataaaattttgaattgtagCGAGTTGTTTGAATGCACTGTACTCAATGTCATCCGGTTTACTAATATATAGTTCATTATCGATCAATTAGTACCGCTCAATTTATGTGTTTCCTGTTGTACATTGaacattttttgtttcttaccATATAGATATCATGCTATGGATAAATATGGTATAGTTATTTTCTACTTATTCAGATTTTATGTTAGAACTAGACTATGCAAACACTACCAGTCAAGAATATAGTCAATCTATAATCTTCCTAACACCGTGTGAAGAATGCAAAATACTGGAGTATCATGAGACAACTAATGTTAACTTCAAATTAGTCCACACTTATTAACTTATTATGAaatcttttttattagaaCCCAACCTTTGGTTTACAAATCCAAGCAAGAAAACTAAGCATTGGGTCTGAAGTGTTATCAGAACTTGCAAAAACCACCTTCCAATAGAATTTCCATATCTTATGTGTTTCTGTTATATATCTCTCGCTGGAACTGTCAATTCTCTTTTACTACGGTCATTTGTGGGGGAGAAATTTGTTCTTCAGTTAGGGCCCCTTTGAAAAGGATTGGAAAAACGTAGAATTTTGACatgaatgcaagtgtaaaacagattgaaaaacataggattgaCCGTTTGAATGAATTGCAgcaaaaacacaggaattagAGAGATAGACTCATAGGAAAATTTCTATGAGGTTTGACCTCATGCTAACTTTCCTCCAAAATCTTCTTGTCTTGGCTATCCCATAGGAATTTCACAGGATTGATGAAGTCTCgatcctttgtttcaaaggaccacatatgaaaattttctgtaGGATTCAAACCctgtaaaattcctatgtttttcctacaaaTCAAAGGGACCTAGTGTGGTTTTGGAACTGCTACTTTTTGTCAGACTAGCTGATTGCCCATACATTGttgtgaaaaattaaaaaaataataatagaattGCCTTCCTGaatgagaaaaaaagtcaTTGATGTGCAGTCAGTCCACGTATTCCATAAATAAGTTAAGGCTGTGTCTTTTTACCTTTTGCAACTGAATTGCTCAGTGATATGGCCCTTATGTCATTTTAATTTCCTCTGgtaataaattacaatattaaattattcagGAACAGTTACTGTAGATCGAATTGCTTTTCAAGTGTGTTTAAACTGGTTTgctcatcaattattttaaggCACAGAGCTCATGGACAAAGCGTGCTGTTGAGATCGACAGTCCACAGGCTATGTCTCCAGATCAATTAGCTGATCCACCTGATAGTACTTGTGCACAAGTGATCCACCCAAAGTCGGAGATATGCAGCAATAGATGGTTACCATGTACAAGCAACAAAAATtgcaagaaacaaaaagaaactaaTGGTACGGATACTCTAATTCATTGTGCAACTCAAAACAAAAGCTCCATAACATtttgtattattaaatttCAACACGTTCCTTTCAGATGACTTCAAAGGGAAGGACTTGGAAATAGGTTCCCCTAGGAATTTAAACACAGCTTATCAATCTTCTCCGAAGGAAAGATCTGTCAAACCAACAGATAGACGCTGTGAATATCCACCGCAGAACAATTCAAAGGAGGGAGCGATGGAAAATGTGGAGCCTATTGTTCGAGCTGCTGATTTAATTGGTTCGATGGCCAAAAACATGGATGCCCAACAAGCAGCAAGAGTTGCAAATGCCCCTAATTGCTCCACCAAAGTTCCAGAAGGGAAAGATAAGAACCGTGATAATGTTATGCCATCGCTTGAATTGAGTTTGAAAAGGTCAAGGTCGACTGGGGATGGTGCAAATGCAATCCAAGAGGAACAACGGAATGTATTGAGACGATCAGATCTCTCAGCATTTACGAGGTGCAAAACATAATATCAGTGTCGCTAGTGAGTTAGGAAAGAATTGTTAAGTTGCATACTAACTGTTACTTTTGTTGCAAGGTACCATACACCTGTGGCTTCCAATCAAGGTGGGACAGGATTTGTGGGAAGCTGTTCGCCGCATGATAACAGCTCAGAGGCTATGAAAACGGATTCTACTTACAACATGAAGTCAAACTCAGATGCTGCTCCAATAAAACAAGGTTCTAATGGTAGTAGCAATAACAATGACATGGGCTCCACTACAAAGAACGTCGTGACAAAGCCTAGTACAAATAAGGAGAGAGTAATGTCACCCTCAGCTGTCAAGGCTAATGGACACACATCAGCATTTCATCCTGTGCAGCAATGGATGTCACCAACTAATAcaacaggaaaagaaaagactgATGAAGTGGCTAACAATGCAGCAAAGAGGGCTCAGCCTGGTGAAGTACAGAGCAACCTTGTGCATCACCCTCGTCCAATACTTCATTATGTCCATTTTGATGTGTCGCGTGAGAATGGTGGATCTGGGGCCCCTCAATGTGGTTCATCGAATGTATTTGATCCACCTGTCGAAGGTCATGCTGCCAACTATGG includes:
- the LOC102721294 gene encoding two-component response regulator-like PRR37 isoform X1, which encodes MMGSASHNQTGDANGSVPRGYSDPDGAPASAMQPPPQVCWERFIQKKTIKVLLVETDDSTRQVVSALLRHCMYEVIPAENGQQAWKYLEDMQNNIDLVLTEVVMPGVSGISLLSRIMNHNICKNIPVIMMSSNDAMGTVFKCLSKGAVDFLVKPIRKNELKNLWQHVWRRCHSSSGSGSESGIQTQKCAKSKSGDESNNNSDSSDDDEDDGVSMGLNARDGSDNGSGTQAQSSWTKRAVEIDSPQAMSPDQLADPPDSTCAQVIHPKSEICSNRWLPCTSNKNCKKQKETNDDFKGKDLEIGSPRNLNTAYQSSPKERSVKPTDRRCEYPPQNNSKEGAMENVEPIVRAADLIGSMAKNMDAQQAARVANAPNCSTKVPEGKDKNRDNVMPSLELSLKRSRSTGDGANAIQEEQRNVLRRSDLSAFTRYHTPVASNQGGTGFVGSCSPHDNSSEAMKTDSTYNMKSNSDAAPIKQGSNGSSNNNDMGSTTKNVVTKPSTNKERVMSPSAVKANGHTSAFHPVQQWMSPTNTTGKEKTDEVANNAAKRAQPGEVQSNLVHHPRPILHYVHFDVSRENGGSGAPQCGSSNVFDPPVEGHAANYGVNGSNSGSNNGSNGQNGSTTAVNVERPNTEIANGAINKSGHGGGNGSGSGSGNDMYLKRFIQREHRVAAVIKFRQKRKERNFGKKVRYQSRKRLAEQRPRVRGQFVRQGQQQQGAAADR
- the LOC102721294 gene encoding two-component response regulator-like PRR37 isoform X2 — protein: MMGSASHNQTGDANGSVPRGYSDPDGAPASAMQPPPQVCWERFIQKKTIKVLLVETDDSTRQVVSALLRHCMYEVIPAENGQQAWKYLEDMQNNIDLVLTEVVMPGVSGISLLSRIMNHNICKNIPVIMMSSNDAMGTVFKCLSKGAVDFLVKPIRKNELKNLWQHVWRRCHSSSGSGSESGIQTQKCAKSKSGDESNNNSDSSDDDEDDGVSMGLNARDGSDNGSGTQSSWTKRAVEIDSPQAMSPDQLADPPDSTCAQVIHPKSEICSNRWLPCTSNKNCKKQKETNDDFKGKDLEIGSPRNLNTAYQSSPKERSVKPTDRRCEYPPQNNSKEGAMENVEPIVRAADLIGSMAKNMDAQQAARVANAPNCSTKVPEGKDKNRDNVMPSLELSLKRSRSTGDGANAIQEEQRNVLRRSDLSAFTRYHTPVASNQGGTGFVGSCSPHDNSSEAMKTDSTYNMKSNSDAAPIKQGSNGSSNNNDMGSTTKNVVTKPSTNKERVMSPSAVKANGHTSAFHPVQQWMSPTNTTGKEKTDEVANNAAKRAQPGEVQSNLVHHPRPILHYVHFDVSRENGGSGAPQCGSSNVFDPPVEGHAANYGVNGSNSGSNNGSNGQNGSTTAVNVERPNTEIANGAINKSGHGGGNGSGSGSGNDMYLKRFIQREHRVAAVIKFRQKRKERNFGKKVRYQSRKRLAEQRPRVRGQFVRQGQQQQGAAADR